In Actinopolyspora saharensis, the genomic window CCACGACCGGGCTGGGGCTGCTGGTCCTGCCGCTGACGATCGGCGCGGGTGCAGGCTGGCCGATCTGGACCTGGCTGTGCCTCGGTGCCTCGTCGGTCATCCTGGCGGCGCTCGTGCGCACGCAGCTACGCAGTCGCGAGCCGCTGCTGCACCCCAGCGTGTTTCAGGACCACACCGCCCGCACCGGCACCCTGCTGGTCTTCGCGTTCAACGCCGGAGTGCCGTCGTTCACCTACGTGCTGTTCCTGCACCTGCAATCCACGCTCGGCTACCCGCCGCTCGAGGCCGCCCTCGTGTCGATTCCCTACCCCGCAGCGGCGGTGGTTGGCAGCCGCGTCTCGACGCGGATCGCCGCGCGCTTCGGCATCCGGCTGCTCACCGCGTCCGCGACGCTGCTCTCCCTGGTCACGGCGGCACTCAGTACCGGGGCCGGTGACCACCGGTGGGCACTCCTGCTGCTGCTCGCGGTCGGTGGAGCCGCGCTCGGCGCCTTCACCGCGTCGGTGTTCTCCGTCGTGCTGTCCGAGGTCCAGCCTGCAGCCATCGGCTCGACTTCCGGACTGCTGCCCACGGCGCAGCAACTCGGCGGCACCGCAGGGGTGACGCTCGGCGGGCTCGTCTTCACCACGTCGGCCCCGTCGACCGCGTTCGAGCACGCGATGATCTACGAAACGATCATTTTCCTGGCGAGTTCCGTGATCAGCGTCAGGCTCGGCCGAATCTCCGCAACGAGCGGGTCGCACCGTGCGGGCGCGGAGATCGCGACCGGCTAGCGGGGTGCTCATCGAGTTGCGCTCGAGGAGGTGGTTCTCACCGCGTCCTCGAGCCGGCTCACCGAAGCACGCGGATGCGGGGGCATCGCAGCGGGGGCGATGCCTCGTCGGGCACAGAGCTCGTCGATCGGGCATTCGCCGCACACGCAAAAAGCCCGGTACTCGCCTGAGTACCGGGCCTGCGATCCACTGCCTCGAAGTGGAGCTGCGGGGAATCGAACCCCGGACCTTCTCGATGCGAACGAGACGCGCTACCAACTGCGCTACAGCCCCGTGGCTCCCCGGCTGTCCTCACCGAGTGCTTGTACAGCATAGCAACCGTCTCAGCCGGGCGAGCACCCCCCCTCCAAAACAACGAGAGGCATCATTCTCCCACCGCACGGCGGTACGGCTGCCAGAGTCGATCGTCCAGCTCGTCGAACTCCGGATCCTCGTCGTCGATGTCCAGAACCTCCACCCCGGAGCCGCTCCGGACGTGGGAGTTCCCGACGCCCCACCCGGACTCGGAATCGGCGGGGTCCTCCACGTCCTCCGCGGCGGCGGAGGCCTCCGCACGGGAGGGTTCGGGGCTGTCGTGCTCCTGCTCGGAGCGCGGCCGCTCCCCGTTCATCCGAGCCAGCCTGCGGTTGCGCACGTCCTCCTCGATCCGCACCTGCCGCCGCAGGTACCCCAGGTAGCCGATCAGGGACAGATCGACGATCCCGTGGAACCACCACAGCACCGACCAGAAGAACCCGGCCAGCAAAGCGGTCAGCACGGCCACGACGAGCATCACGAGCACGATCCGCTGTCTGCGGGCGTACTTGGTCCGCGCGGCCAGAGCGGCTGCGTCCGGGTCGAACCCACCGCGTCCGGGGCGGTAACGGCGCCCGGAACGAACCTCCTCGCCACGCACACCGCGCCACTGCTCCTCGTCGGGCGCGTCGAAATCCTCGTCGAGATCCTCGTCGAGCTCGGCGCCGTCCGTGTCGTCGTGCGCCGTGTTCGGATCGACCTTGCCTTCACTGTCGGGCATCGCGAGCGCCTCCTTGCCCTTGTTCCCGCTCGAACCGCCGGTCGACGCGGAGCGACGTTCCCCACCGCGGCGAATCACCCGTGCGGACAGGGCGGTGTCCGTCGTACGGGAAACCTCCTGCCTGCGACGCGCGAACATGGGCACCAGAACGATGAGCCATGCCGCCGCGAGTGCCACGAAAATCAGCGAGCTGAGCACACCTCGCCACCTCCCCCTGGCAAACGGCGGCACACACCTGCACTGTCCACGTTATCCAGAACGTTCATCCCCGTCTTGGAGACACGCCGCCGACGATCGGTTCCCTCGAACAACGACAATCCCACGAAGGAAGCAACACCGGACTCCGCGTGCGCAACAACTCGGCCCCGTCCCCACTCGAACGGAGGAGTGCGCAGTCAGGGCCGCCGCGCCCGCCCGGAACGGACCAGCGCGCTCGTCACCCCGTCGGGGATCTCCTCCGCGGTCAACGCGTAAACCAGGTGGTCCCGCCACGCCCCTGCCACGTCGAGGTACCGCTCGAACAGCCCCTCGCGCCGGAACCCCGCCTTCTCCAGCACGCGAACGCTCGACGTGTTCTCCGGGCGCACAGTGGCCTCCAGCCGATGCAGCCCGACGGGTCCGAAGCAGTGGTCCACCGCCAGGGCCAGCGCAGCCGTGGCCACCCCGTTCCCCGCCGCGGCGCTGGAGACCCAGTACCCGATCCAGCCGGAGCGGAGCGCGCCCCGGATGATGTTTCCCACCGTCAACTGACCGACCAGCGCCCCGTCCAGGGTGATCACGAAGGGCAGCACGTATCCCCGCCGGGCCATCCCGCGCAAGGCGGTCCACTGGCCGAACCACGCCGAGGCCGCGTTGCGCTGCTGCCAGTCACCGCCCGAGGGCTCCCAGCGGCGCAGGTGCTCCCTGTCCCGCAGCCGTATCCCGCTCCAGTCGGTGGCGTCCCGCAACCGCGGAGGGCGCAGGCCCACCCCGCCCCCCTCGGCCACCAGCGGCCCGAGGCGGGCGGGCCACCCAGGGTGCCTGCCCGCTGCCGGATCGGGGCTCGGGACGGGTCCCGCCATGGCTTGCCTGCGCTCCCATCGGACGAAGCACTGCTACTCGGACCAAAAAACCGCGAGCCCGGCGACACGCACCCTCGCGGCGACTCGTTCAGGAACGTTGGGACAGGAAACTGACCCGGAGGCGCTCGCCGGGCGTGGCTTCGCTCACCTCCTCGTCGAGCGTCATGAGGCAGTTGGCCTCGGCCAAGGGCGCCAGCAGGTGCTCCTCCGAACCGCCGACCGGTTGCACCAGATAATCCCCGCCCTCGGAGTCCCGCAGCAACCTGCCGCGCACGAAACCACGTCGCCCCTTCATGGAGGAGACCGGCGAGACGAGTTCGGCCGTGATGACCCGGCGGTGCGGATTGGACTTGCCCAGCGCCGAGCGGATGATCGGACGCACCAGCACCTCGAACCCCACGAACGCGCTCACGGGGTTGGCCGGCAGCAGGAAGGTCGGAACGCGGTCCGGCCCCAGCAGCCCGAAGCCCTGCGCGGAGCCGGGGTGCATCGCCACCCGCTCGGTGTCCAGCTCGCCCAGCTCGGACAGGCAGGACCGAACACGGCTTCCCACCGATCCCCCCGCGCCGCCCGCTATGACGACGATCTCGGACAGCAGCAGCCTGCCCTCGACCACCTCCCTGAGGCGCTTCGGGTCGAAGCCGACGATTCCCACTCGCGTGACCTCCGCGCCCGCGTCCCTGGCCGCGGCGGCCAGCGCGTAGGAGTTCACGTCGTAGACCTGCTCCGTCCCGGGAGTGCCGCCCGGGTCCACCAACTCGTCGCCCAGCGAGATCACCGAGACGCGCGGCTTCGGCTGCACCAGCACCTTCTCCCGGCCGACGGCGGCGAGCATGGCCACCTGCGCGGGACCGATCGCGGTTCCCCGCCGCACGGCGACGTCACCCTCCCGCACGTCGTCGCCCTCGCGCCGGACGAACGCGGCGGAGGGGACCGAACGCAGCACGGTGATCCGATCCGACCCCCACTCCGTGTCCTCGACCGGGACGACGGCGTCCGCCAGGGTCGGCAACGGCGCCCCGGTTCCGACGTGGACGGCCTGGCCGGGCTGGAGCCTGCGGGACTGCCGCGAGCCCGCCGCGGCGTCCCCCGCGACGGGGAGCACGGCGGGCTCGGTGTCCGCGTGCTTGACGTCGACGCTCCGCACGGCGTATCCGTCCACGGCTGCCTGGTCCGCCTTCGGAAGCGCTCGCTCGGCGACCACCTCCTCCGCGCACGACAACCCCTGCGCCTCCGCTATCGCCACCCGAACAGGTGAAGGCCGCACGGCGGCCGCGAGTATCCGTGCAAGCTGCTCATCCACTGATCTCATGGCTGTCGACCTCTTCCGCGAAGACACTGTTGCCGCGCGAGCCGGAACCGGCACGGTGCGGCGGAAATCAGCTCCGATCCAACCGCTGCCCCAGCCACTCCCGCAGTTCCGACGCGTACTCGGAATCCCGCAGGGCGAAGTCCACCGCAGCCTTCAGGAATCCGCCAGGATTTCCCAGGTCGTGTCGCGCACCTTGGTGGACCACAACGTGTACCGGGTGCCCCTCGGCGATCAGCAACGCTACGGCATCGGTCAGTTGCAGTTCACCGCCGGCACCCGGCTCGATGCGGCGCAGCGCGTCGAAGACCGCCCGATCGAGCAGATAACGCCCCGCGGCGGCCAGGTTCGAGGGCGCGTCGGCCGGGTCGGGCTTCTCGACCATCCCGTGCACCCGCTTGACGCCGGGATCGTCCGTCTCGGAGACCTCGAAGATCCCGTAGGAGGTGGTGCGCTCGGGCGGGACGTCGAAAGCGCACAGCACGCTGCCTCCGTGGCGGGCACGCACCTCGGACATCCTCGTGAGCACGTCCGGTTCGCCCTCCTGCTCCGGATAGACCAGGTCGTCCGGAAGCAGGACGGCGACGGCATCGTCGGAGTCGTCGAGGTTGTCCTCGGCGCACCCGACCGCGTGTCCCAGCCCCAGCGCCTTCTCCTGGAAGGCCACCTCGGCCTCGATCAGCTCGGGAGCTCTGCGCACCTTGCGCAGCAGCTCGTTCTTGCCCCGCTCCTCCAGCGTCGCCTCGAGCTCCGGGTTCCGCTGGAAGTGATCGATGACCGAACGCTTGTCCGGGGCCGTGACTACCACCATTCGGTCGGCCCCCGCCTCGGCGGCCTCGGCGGCGACCAGCTCGATGCCGGGAGTGTCGATCACCGGGAGCAGTTCCTTGGGGAC contains:
- a CDS encoding GNAT family N-acetyltransferase, which codes for MAGPVPSPDPAAGRHPGWPARLGPLVAEGGGVGLRPPRLRDATDWSGIRLRDREHLRRWEPSGGDWQQRNAASAWFGQWTALRGMARRGYVLPFVITLDGALVGQLTVGNIIRGALRSGWIGYWVSSAAAGNGVATAALALAVDHCFGPVGLHRLEATVRPENTSSVRVLEKAGFRREGLFERYLDVAGAWRDHLVYALTAEEIPDGVTSALVRSGRARRP
- a CDS encoding MFS transporter, encoding MSRDTRLVLPVVLCATFMQLLDVTIVQVAIESIRHDLRADTGTLQLVLAGYTLTYACLLITAGRLGDRYGYRLLFVTGMSVFTVASVSCAAAPTAALLIVARLVQGAGSGLMAPQVLSLIQTALPERRRSHALGLFGATMGIASLTGPLLGGLLLKADLFGLGWRTIFLINVPVCLFALVGSIRLPTARAVADRRIDPTGVVLTTTGLGLLVLPLTIGAGAGWPIWTWLCLGASSVILAALVRTQLRSREPLLHPSVFQDHTARTGTLLVFAFNAGVPSFTYVLFLHLQSTLGYPPLEAALVSIPYPAAAVVGSRVSTRIAARFGIRLLTASATLLSLVTAALSTGAGDHRWALLLLLAVGGAALGAFTASVFSVVLSEVQPAAIGSTSGLLPTAQQLGGTAGVTLGGLVFTTSAPSTAFEHAMIYETIIFLASSVISVRLGRISATSGSHRAGAEIATG
- the glpR gene encoding gephyrin-like molybdotransferase receptor GlpR, producing MLSSLIFVALAAAWLIVLVPMFARRRQEVSRTTDTALSARVIRRGGERRSASTGGSSGNKGKEALAMPDSEGKVDPNTAHDDTDGAELDEDLDEDFDAPDEEQWRGVRGEEVRSGRRYRPGRGGFDPDAAALAARTKYARRQRIVLVMLVVAVLTALLAGFFWSVLWWFHGIVDLSLIGYLGYLRRQVRIEEDVRNRRLARMNGERPRSEQEHDSPEPSRAEASAAAEDVEDPADSESGWGVGNSHVRSGSGVEVLDIDDEDPEFDELDDRLWQPYRRAVGE
- a CDS encoding UTP--glucose-1-phosphate uridylyltransferase, translating into MSSQTNSRTAAGFRTVIVPAAGLGTRFLPTTKSVPKELLPVIDTPGIELVAAEAAEAGADRMVVVTAPDKRSVIDHFQRNPELEATLEERGKNELLRKVRRAPELIEAEVAFQEKALGLGHAVGCAEDNLDDSDDAVAVLLPDDLVYPEQEGEPDVLTRMSEVRARHGGSVLCAFDVPPERTTSYGIFEVSETDDPGVKRVHGMVEKPDPADAPSNLAAAGRYLLDRAVFDALRRIEPGAGGELQLTDAVALLIAEGHPVHVVVHQGARHDLGNPGGFLKAAVDFALRDSEYASELREWLGQRLDRS
- the glp gene encoding gephyrin-like molybdotransferase Glp — encoded protein: MRSVDEQLARILAAAVRPSPVRVAIAEAQGLSCAEEVVAERALPKADQAAVDGYAVRSVDVKHADTEPAVLPVAGDAAAGSRQSRRLQPGQAVHVGTGAPLPTLADAVVPVEDTEWGSDRITVLRSVPSAAFVRREGDDVREGDVAVRRGTAIGPAQVAMLAAVGREKVLVQPKPRVSVISLGDELVDPGGTPGTEQVYDVNSYALAAAARDAGAEVTRVGIVGFDPKRLREVVEGRLLLSEIVVIAGGAGGSVGSRVRSCLSELGELDTERVAMHPGSAQGFGLLGPDRVPTFLLPANPVSAFVGFEVLVRPIIRSALGKSNPHRRVITAELVSPVSSMKGRRGFVRGRLLRDSEGGDYLVQPVGGSEEHLLAPLAEANCLMTLDEEVSEATPGERLRVSFLSQRS